In Myxococcus stipitatus, the following are encoded in one genomic region:
- a CDS encoding peptidylprolyl isomerase → MTKVKLTTNHGDIVLQLNAEKAPKSAENFVQYVKDGHYNNTVFHRIINNFMIQGGGFEPGMKQKPTRATIQNEADNGLKNNRYTVAMARTMEPHSASAQFFINVADNSFLNHSGKNTQGWGYAVFGEVIEGKDVVDAIKGVRTGTKAGHQDVPLEDVILVKAEVIE, encoded by the coding sequence ATGACCAAGGTCAAGCTGACCACCAATCACGGCGACATCGTCCTTCAGCTGAACGCGGAGAAGGCACCGAAGAGCGCCGAGAACTTCGTTCAGTACGTGAAGGACGGGCACTACAACAACACCGTCTTTCACCGCATCATCAACAACTTCATGATTCAGGGTGGTGGCTTCGAGCCCGGCATGAAGCAGAAGCCCACGCGCGCCACGATCCAGAACGAGGCCGACAACGGCCTGAAGAACAACCGCTACACCGTCGCCATGGCGCGCACCATGGAGCCGCACTCGGCCAGCGCCCAGTTCTTCATCAACGTGGCGGACAACAGCTTCCTGAACCACTCCGGGAAGAACACCCAGGGCTGGGGCTACGCCGTCTTCGGCGAGGTCATCGAGGGCAAGGATGTGGTGGACGCCATCAAGGGCGTCCGCACGGGCACGAAGGCCGGCCACCAGGATGTGCCGCTCGAGGACGTCATCCTCGTGAAGGCCGAAGTCATCGAGTAG
- the gadC gene encoding putative glutamine/gamma-aminobutyrate antiporter GadC, producing MGSGAASRSTAARVAAPTLGVLTLAIMNITAVVSLRGLPAEAEYGLTSIFYYTFAAVFFLIPVALVAAELATGWPEKGGVFRWVGEAFGPRWGFLAIFLVWMQSTIWFPTVLTYGAVSLAFVGPNQTWDKALSSNKFYTVLIVLGLYWAATLVTMRGLKASSTIAKWGGLIGTIIPAGLLIVLGATYLAEGRPVQIQMGWDKVIPDFSKFSNLVLAASIFLFYSGMEMNAIHVKDVQNPKKNYPLAILMASVATVVVFVLGTLAISLIIPRTQINLTQSLLVSYRDFFKAFGAPWLSSVVAVALFLGVLGSVTVWVSGPSAALGAVGRAGYLPPFFQRVNKHGAPSHILIAQGMLVTFLALMFVILPSVQAAYQILSQLTSTLYLIMYIMMFSAAIYLRYSEPNTPRAYRVPGGDAGMWVIGGAGLIGALIAFVLSFIPPSQIKVGSPLTYVLILIAGNVLFVAVPLAIYARRKASWRTAVGSADFAPFNWEKRGGLGHPGAPSLDEEAEAEKKETPLPPKPPDRYGPDVERGPYGDH from the coding sequence ATGGGTTCCGGAGCAGCAAGCAGGTCCACCGCGGCGAGGGTCGCGGCGCCCACGCTGGGCGTCCTCACGCTGGCCATCATGAACATCACGGCCGTCGTCAGTTTGCGCGGCCTCCCGGCCGAGGCCGAATATGGCCTCACGTCCATCTTCTATTACACGTTCGCGGCGGTGTTCTTCCTCATCCCCGTCGCGCTGGTGGCGGCGGAGCTGGCCACGGGCTGGCCCGAGAAGGGCGGCGTGTTCCGCTGGGTGGGTGAGGCATTCGGGCCTCGATGGGGCTTCCTCGCCATCTTCCTGGTCTGGATGCAGTCCACCATCTGGTTCCCCACGGTGCTCACCTACGGCGCCGTGTCGCTGGCCTTCGTCGGCCCCAACCAGACGTGGGACAAGGCGCTCTCCTCCAACAAGTTCTACACGGTCCTTATCGTGCTGGGCCTGTACTGGGCCGCGACGCTGGTGACGATGCGCGGTCTCAAGGCGTCCTCCACCATCGCCAAGTGGGGCGGGCTCATCGGCACCATCATCCCCGCGGGTCTGCTCATCGTGCTGGGCGCGACGTACCTGGCCGAGGGCCGTCCGGTCCAAATCCAGATGGGCTGGGACAAGGTGATTCCCGACTTCAGCAAGTTCAGCAACCTGGTGCTGGCCGCCTCCATCTTCCTCTTCTATTCAGGCATGGAGATGAACGCCATCCATGTGAAGGATGTGCAGAATCCCAAGAAGAACTATCCGCTCGCCATCCTGATGGCATCAGTGGCCACGGTGGTGGTGTTCGTGCTGGGCACGCTGGCCATCAGCCTCATCATCCCCCGGACGCAAATCAATCTGACGCAGAGCCTGCTGGTGTCCTACCGGGACTTCTTCAAGGCCTTCGGCGCGCCGTGGCTGTCGTCCGTCGTCGCGGTGGCGTTGTTCCTGGGGGTGCTGGGCAGTGTCACTGTCTGGGTTTCGGGGCCGTCGGCGGCGCTTGGGGCCGTGGGGCGCGCGGGCTACCTGCCGCCGTTCTTCCAGCGGGTCAACAAGCATGGAGCGCCCAGCCACATCCTCATCGCGCAGGGGATGCTGGTGACGTTCCTGGCGTTGATGTTCGTCATTCTTCCGTCGGTGCAGGCGGCCTACCAGATTCTCAGCCAGCTCACGTCCACGCTGTATCTCATCATGTACATCATGATGTTCTCGGCGGCCATCTACCTGCGGTACAGCGAGCCGAACACGCCTCGGGCGTACCGGGTGCCGGGCGGTGACGCGGGCATGTGGGTGATTGGTGGCGCGGGTCTCATCGGCGCGCTCATCGCGTTCGTGCTGAGCTTCATCCCGCCGTCGCAAATCAAGGTCGGCAGTCCGCTGACCTACGTGCTCATCCTCATCGCGGGCAACGTGCTCTTCGTCGCCGTGCCGCTGGCCATCTACGCGCGCAGGAAGGCGAGCTGGCGTACCGCGGTGGGTTCGGCCGACTTCGCGCCCTTCAACTGGGAGAAGCGCGGCGGGCTGGGTCACCCCGGGGCTCCGTCGCTGGACGAGGAGGCGGAGGCGGAGAAGAAAGAGACGCCCCTGCCGCCGAAGCCCCCGGACCGGTACGGCCCGGATGTGGAGCGCGGTCCCTACGGCGACCACTGA
- a CDS encoding DUF4082 domain-containing protein → MTPSKSRPARAARRPRAQVLTLLAAVLLALPTAAQSQTTYTLFSPSDIPAVPSVTNDSSAVELGVKFRSDVEGDILGIRFYKGAANTGTHVGSLWSASGQRLAFATFSNETATGWQEVSFTTPVRVTANTSYVASYHAPVGSYGFTSGGLTAAVDSPPLHALPGIPDGNGVFGYGPAGTFPLGSFANANYWVDVVFRPAAPVTMWPPTATPAVPSVTNDSVAVELGVKFKTSVSGNVMGVRFYKGAANTGTHVGSLWSVNGQRLASATFTSETASGWQEVLFTTPIPIPANTTHVVSYHAPVGAYAFDNGGLATGQDAPPLFALPGSTSGGNGIFSYGPAGTFPINSFGNSNYWVDVVFQATGAPPPTQPPGNTFRIFAPTDVPATPTANESAAVELGVKFRADVDGRVKGVRFYKGSGNGGTHVGNLWSATGQPLATATFTNETTFGWQEVTFASPVDITAGTTYVASYFAPQGGYSYTNGGLANGVNAPPLRALPGTTSGGNGVYTYGASSTFPSSTHQDTNYWVDVVFETLGPPPRPGLHGAGPVLVATAPGNPFTDYVREILEAEGIATYATTDAGNLGVSVSLNDYKVLVLGEQTLGANQVTLITNWVNAGGSLIALRPSSNLESLLGLNPSQGTLANGYLLVNASQAPGTGITPETMQYHGPADQRTLTSGTRAVATLYSNATTATPYAAISQRAVGSGTATAFMYDLARSVVLTRQGNPAWQGQNRDGSSIGPKARASDMFYGNASFDPQPDWVNLGKVQIPQADEQQRLLANVLHQTSSIPLPRLWYFPRSHKAVVVMTGDGHPGGGTTQRLNQYLADSPSGCSVDDWECIRGTVYDYVGGLTATQANAYVAQGFEYALHINTNCDDYSATSLDPSFFTPQLASFAQTYPAIPSPVSNRTHCIAFSDWATQPKVSRLHGIRLDTNYYYWPDSWVQDRPGLFTGSGLAMRFADVDGTPLDVYQLATQMTDESGQSYPLHIDTLLANALDTKGYYGAFTANMHVDQHPSSGSTAIIASARRDGVPVITAKQLLDWLDAREATQVSALGFTGTVLTFTVTSPARNLSLMVPTRTTTGLTLSSVTHAGAPVTTVTRTIKGVDFVFVDGAQAGNYTATYH, encoded by the coding sequence ATGACACCCTCGAAGTCACGACCCGCCCGGGCCGCGCGACGTCCGCGCGCCCAGGTGCTCACCTTGCTCGCGGCCGTCCTGCTCGCCCTTCCCACGGCCGCGCAATCCCAAACGACATACACCCTCTTCTCCCCCTCCGACATACCCGCCGTCCCCTCTGTGACGAACGACTCCAGCGCCGTGGAGCTGGGCGTGAAGTTCCGCTCGGACGTCGAGGGAGACATCCTGGGCATCCGCTTCTACAAGGGCGCCGCCAACACGGGCACCCACGTGGGGAGCCTGTGGAGTGCTTCGGGTCAGCGGCTGGCCTTCGCCACCTTCAGCAACGAGACGGCCACCGGCTGGCAGGAGGTGTCCTTCACCACGCCCGTGCGCGTCACCGCCAACACCTCGTATGTCGCCTCGTATCACGCGCCCGTGGGGAGCTATGGCTTCACCAGCGGCGGCTTGACGGCGGCGGTGGACTCGCCGCCCCTTCACGCGCTCCCGGGGATTCCCGACGGCAACGGCGTCTTCGGTTATGGCCCGGCCGGCACCTTCCCCCTCGGCAGCTTCGCCAACGCCAACTACTGGGTGGACGTGGTCTTCCGTCCCGCCGCCCCGGTGACGATGTGGCCGCCGACCGCCACGCCCGCCGTTCCATCCGTGACGAATGACTCCGTCGCGGTGGAGCTGGGTGTGAAGTTCAAGACCAGCGTGAGCGGCAACGTGATGGGCGTGCGCTTCTACAAGGGCGCCGCCAACACGGGCACCCACGTGGGCAGCCTGTGGAGCGTCAACGGGCAGCGGCTGGCCTCCGCCACCTTCACGAGCGAGACGGCCTCCGGCTGGCAGGAGGTGCTCTTCACGACGCCCATCCCCATCCCCGCCAACACGACACACGTCGTCTCGTACCACGCGCCCGTGGGCGCCTATGCCTTCGACAACGGGGGGCTGGCCACGGGCCAGGACGCGCCTCCGCTCTTCGCCCTGCCGGGCAGCACCAGCGGCGGCAACGGCATCTTCAGCTATGGCCCCGCGGGCACGTTCCCCATCAACAGCTTCGGCAACTCCAACTACTGGGTGGACGTCGTCTTCCAGGCCACGGGTGCGCCTCCGCCGACGCAGCCTCCGGGCAACACCTTCCGCATCTTCGCCCCCACCGATGTGCCGGCCACGCCCACCGCCAATGAGAGCGCCGCCGTGGAGCTGGGCGTGAAGTTCCGCGCGGACGTGGATGGCCGCGTCAAGGGCGTGCGCTTCTACAAGGGCAGCGGCAACGGAGGCACCCACGTGGGCAACTTGTGGAGCGCCACGGGCCAGCCCCTGGCCACGGCCACCTTCACGAACGAGACGACCTTCGGCTGGCAGGAGGTGACGTTCGCGTCTCCAGTCGACATCACCGCGGGCACCACCTACGTCGCGTCGTACTTCGCGCCGCAGGGCGGCTATTCCTACACGAACGGCGGGCTGGCCAACGGCGTGAATGCCCCGCCGCTTCGCGCCCTGCCCGGCACCACCAGCGGCGGCAACGGCGTCTACACCTACGGCGCCTCGTCCACGTTCCCCAGCAGCACCCACCAGGACACCAACTACTGGGTGGACGTCGTCTTCGAGACGCTGGGCCCGCCTCCGCGCCCCGGCCTCCATGGCGCGGGCCCCGTGCTCGTGGCCACCGCGCCGGGCAATCCCTTCACCGACTACGTGCGCGAAATCCTGGAGGCGGAAGGCATCGCCACCTACGCCACCACCGACGCGGGCAACCTGGGCGTCAGCGTGTCCCTCAATGACTACAAGGTGCTGGTGCTGGGGGAGCAGACGCTCGGGGCGAACCAGGTGACGCTCATCACGAACTGGGTCAACGCGGGCGGCAGCCTCATCGCCCTGCGCCCCTCCTCCAACCTGGAATCACTGCTGGGCCTCAATCCCTCTCAGGGCACACTCGCCAACGGCTATCTGCTCGTCAATGCCTCACAGGCCCCCGGCACGGGCATCACCCCGGAGACGATGCAGTACCACGGCCCCGCCGACCAGCGCACCCTGACCAGCGGCACGCGCGCCGTGGCCACGCTCTACTCGAACGCCACCACCGCCACGCCCTACGCCGCCATCAGCCAGCGCGCCGTGGGCAGCGGCACCGCCACCGCGTTCATGTATGACCTGGCCCGCTCCGTCGTCCTCACCCGGCAGGGCAACCCGGCCTGGCAGGGACAGAACCGGGACGGCTCCAGCATCGGCCCCAAGGCCCGCGCCAGCGACATGTTCTACGGCAACGCGTCCTTCGACCCGCAGCCGGACTGGGTCAACCTGGGCAAGGTCCAGATTCCCCAGGCGGACGAGCAGCAGCGCCTGCTGGCCAACGTGCTCCATCAGACGAGCAGCATCCCGCTGCCCCGGCTCTGGTACTTCCCGCGCTCGCACAAGGCCGTGGTGGTGATGACGGGGGATGGACACCCCGGCGGCGGCACTACGCAGCGCTTGAATCAATACCTGGCCGACAGCCCCAGCGGCTGCAGCGTGGACGACTGGGAGTGCATCCGCGGCACCGTCTACGACTACGTGGGCGGACTGACGGCCACCCAGGCCAACGCCTACGTAGCCCAGGGCTTCGAGTACGCGCTGCACATCAACACGAACTGCGATGACTACTCGGCCACCTCGCTGGACCCGAGCTTCTTCACGCCCCAGCTCGCGAGCTTCGCGCAGACCTACCCCGCCATCCCCTCGCCCGTCTCCAACCGCACCCACTGCATCGCGTTCAGCGACTGGGCCACCCAGCCCAAGGTGTCGCGGCTGCATGGCATCCGCCTGGACACCAACTACTACTACTGGCCCGACTCCTGGGTGCAGGACCGCCCGGGACTGTTCACCGGCTCCGGCCTGGCCATGCGCTTCGCGGACGTGGACGGTACACCGCTGGACGTCTACCAGTTGGCCACTCAGATGACGGACGAGTCCGGCCAGTCGTATCCGCTGCACATCGACACGCTGCTCGCCAACGCGCTGGACACGAAGGGCTACTACGGCGCCTTCACCGCCAACATGCACGTGGACCAGCACCCCTCTTCGGGCTCCACCGCCATCATCGCTTCCGCCCGGCGCGACGGTGTGCCGGTCATCACCGCGAAGCAGTTGCTCGACTGGCTCGACGCGCGCGAGGCCACGCAGGTGTCCGCCCTGGGCTTCACCGGCACCGTGCTCACCTTCACCGTGACGAGCCCCGCGAGAAACCTGTCCCTCATGGTGCCCACGCGCACCACGACGGGTCTCACCTTGTCGTCCGTCACCCACGCGGGTGCGCCCGTCACCACGGTGACTCGAACCATCAAGGGCGTGGACTTCGTCTTCGTCGACGGCGCGCAGGCCGGCAACTACACGGCCACCTACCACTGA
- a CDS encoding DcaP family trimeric outer membrane transporter, protein MTLKPLSPTFRRGAIALLSALSTAAWEAQAQPSEPRATAADSADSEDEALELPVLPFLDLGLFPNTQHFTPRPDHAVFDKTLPGYFKIPSTHFFVKLGVAATTNFMVTSKLLNTPTWFTTSAIPVQGQEFHESSGAQSTATANPSDVSVEFRGHTELGPMRLLFNTSFAQPHASFGFHPNYAYAQLGGFVAGFTDSTFANVDAYPKTLDFEGPNALVFMKHAVLRYGHPLNHDKDLKMFLQVALEQPGSNVPTTSGRAPRDIVPDGVVAWRAEGPWGHVQLAGLVRAVSSQATDRNSSDTVLGVGGNLAGAYHLGHKHTLQLGITGGQGIAAYVNDTGGSQYDAAPDASGSLDALPLLGGYAGFTYAWTEMLSSTATYGWLKVWDRDNEDALGATGFRRSQYASLNLVAHLIKGAQAGLEGLWGYNRAINGRSGQAFRVQFTFQYRY, encoded by the coding sequence ATGACTCTCAAGCCCTTGTCGCCCACCTTCCGGCGCGGCGCTATCGCCCTGCTGTCCGCGCTGAGCACCGCCGCCTGGGAGGCGCAAGCCCAGCCTTCGGAGCCGAGGGCGACCGCCGCTGACTCCGCGGACTCGGAGGACGAGGCCCTGGAGCTACCGGTCCTGCCCTTCCTGGACCTGGGACTCTTCCCCAACACGCAGCACTTCACCCCGCGGCCCGACCACGCTGTCTTCGACAAGACGCTGCCCGGCTACTTCAAGATTCCCTCCACGCACTTCTTCGTCAAACTGGGCGTCGCCGCGACGACGAACTTCATGGTGACGTCCAAGCTCCTGAACACGCCCACCTGGTTCACCACCTCCGCCATCCCCGTCCAAGGCCAGGAGTTCCACGAGTCATCCGGCGCGCAGTCCACGGCCACCGCCAACCCGTCCGACGTCTCCGTCGAGTTCCGAGGCCACACGGAGCTGGGCCCCATGCGGCTGCTCTTCAACACCAGCTTCGCCCAGCCGCACGCGTCGTTCGGCTTCCATCCCAACTACGCCTATGCGCAGCTCGGCGGCTTCGTCGCGGGCTTCACCGACTCGACGTTCGCCAACGTCGATGCCTATCCCAAGACGCTGGACTTCGAGGGCCCCAACGCGCTCGTGTTCATGAAGCACGCGGTGCTGCGCTACGGCCACCCGCTCAACCACGACAAGGACCTGAAGATGTTCCTCCAGGTCGCGCTCGAGCAGCCCGGCTCCAATGTCCCCACCACCAGCGGGCGGGCGCCGCGCGACATCGTCCCCGACGGCGTCGTCGCCTGGCGCGCGGAGGGCCCTTGGGGACACGTGCAGCTCGCCGGCCTGGTTCGCGCCGTGAGCAGCCAGGCCACGGACCGGAACTCCAGCGACACGGTGCTGGGCGTCGGCGGCAACCTGGCGGGCGCCTATCACCTTGGCCACAAGCACACGCTCCAGCTCGGAATCACAGGCGGCCAGGGCATCGCCGCCTACGTCAACGACACGGGAGGCTCGCAGTATGACGCCGCGCCGGATGCGAGCGGCTCGCTCGACGCGCTGCCCCTGCTGGGGGGTTACGCGGGCTTCACGTATGCCTGGACGGAGATGCTGAGCTCCACGGCGACGTATGGCTGGCTGAAGGTGTGGGACCGCGACAATGAAGACGCCCTGGGGGCCACGGGCTTCCGGCGCTCGCAATACGCGTCGCTGAACCTGGTTGCCCATCTCATCAAGGGCGCCCAGGCTGGACTCGAGGGGTTGTGGGGCTACAACCGAGCCATCAACGGCCGGTCCGGCCAGGCGTTCCGGGTCCAGTTCACCTTCCAGTACCGCTACTGA
- a CDS encoding DUF4041 domain-containing protein, giving the protein MPAAVLILALLSLLLTGVLVRTVRQLRALQVRFKPVLDAEAERQRVLSSLERAQAESAHMLAAERNRVATELARERESSDASIRGAKTDLERTRTETQQALHLERNRTAAELAQSREQAQEDLARIREQGRAELARAREDAAAASRDAEQQRQRAREEYARLEPLINKLRDELRPLEEETVLRTYGFYKPIYNLSSSEKYAHRLDLLRERQKSMLKDKQAAFCRIQWEVNGSKAEGKKQIERTLKLMLRAFNGEADACVAKVTYKNIKAMEARILKSAEVISALTEIQQCYIASSYVDLKLEELRLAHEYEEKRHEEKEEQRRIREQMREEEAAQRELERAKLEAEREAQRDEEALRKARADLERSKGAENARLLERIAELERRVAEDLERQRAISQAQLTRTGHVYIISNIGSFGEDVYKVGMTRRLVPQDRIDELGDASVPFEFDVHAIIRTADAPSLEAALHRTFTHRRVNRINERKEFFRATLDEIASAVREHHGEFELTRIAEAAEYRKSIALNEEERSTPPPTHAAA; this is encoded by the coding sequence ATGCCCGCCGCCGTCCTGATCCTGGCCCTCTTGAGCCTGCTGTTGACCGGGGTCCTGGTCCGGACCGTCCGCCAACTTCGCGCCCTCCAGGTCCGCTTCAAGCCCGTCCTCGACGCCGAGGCTGAACGCCAGCGCGTCCTCTCCTCCCTCGAACGAGCCCAGGCCGAATCCGCGCACATGCTCGCGGCCGAACGCAATCGCGTCGCCACCGAACTCGCCCGAGAGCGCGAGTCCTCCGATGCCTCCATCCGCGGTGCCAAGACCGACCTGGAACGCACCCGCACGGAGACCCAACAAGCCCTCCACCTCGAACGCAACCGCACCGCGGCGGAGCTCGCCCAGAGTCGCGAGCAGGCCCAGGAGGACCTGGCCCGCATCCGCGAACAAGGCCGCGCCGAACTCGCCCGCGCACGGGAGGACGCGGCCGCCGCCTCACGCGACGCCGAGCAGCAACGCCAACGGGCCCGTGAGGAATACGCCCGCCTCGAACCGCTCATCAACAAGCTGCGCGACGAGCTGCGCCCCCTCGAAGAGGAGACCGTCCTCCGCACCTACGGCTTCTACAAACCCATCTACAACCTCTCCTCCTCGGAGAAGTACGCGCACCGCCTGGACCTCCTCCGCGAACGCCAGAAGTCCATGCTCAAGGACAAGCAGGCCGCATTCTGCCGCATCCAGTGGGAAGTCAATGGCAGCAAGGCCGAAGGCAAGAAGCAGATTGAGCGCACCCTGAAGCTGATGCTGCGCGCCTTCAACGGCGAAGCCGATGCCTGTGTCGCCAAAGTCACCTACAAGAACATCAAGGCCATGGAAGCACGCATCCTGAAATCCGCCGAGGTCATCAGCGCCCTCACCGAGATTCAGCAGTGCTACATCGCCTCCAGCTACGTGGACCTCAAGCTCGAGGAGCTGCGCCTCGCCCACGAGTACGAAGAGAAGCGCCACGAGGAGAAAGAGGAGCAGCGCCGCATCCGCGAACAGATGCGCGAGGAAGAAGCCGCCCAACGCGAGCTGGAGCGCGCCAAGCTGGAAGCGGAGCGCGAAGCCCAACGCGACGAAGAGGCCCTACGCAAGGCACGCGCGGACCTGGAGCGCAGCAAGGGCGCCGAGAACGCCAGGCTCTTGGAGCGCATCGCCGAACTCGAACGCCGCGTGGCCGAGGACCTGGAGCGCCAACGCGCCATCTCCCAGGCCCAGCTCACCCGCACCGGCCACGTCTACATCATCTCCAACATCGGCTCGTTCGGAGAGGACGTCTACAAGGTCGGCATGACGCGGCGCCTCGTCCCCCAGGACCGCATCGACGAGCTGGGCGACGCCTCCGTCCCCTTCGAGTTCGACGTCCACGCCATCATCCGCACCGCCGACGCCCCCTCCCTCGAGGCCGCCCTCCACCGCACCTTCACGCACCGCCGCGTCAACCGCATCAACGAGCGCAAGGAGTTCTTCCGAGCGACCCTCGATGAAATCGCCTCGGCCGTGCGCGAACACCACGGCGAGTTCGAACTGACGCGCATCGCGGAGGCCGCCGAGTACCGCAAGTCCATCGCCCTGAACGAGGAGGAGCGCAGCACCCCTCCTCCCACCCACGCCGCCGCGTGA
- a CDS encoding L-serine ammonia-lyase has protein sequence MAVSVFDLFKIGIGPSSSHTVGPMRAARTFAQRLAEHGHLEKLGRLKVELFGSLGATGKGHGSDKAVVLGLRGDTPEAVDVELIPSVVANWRTEGRIRVLGQRDIAFKDGEHLVMHRRRTLPYHPNGMRFSAFSADGAELASCVYYSVGGGFVVDESATTGQDPLRVDTTPLPFPFQSAATLLELCEKERMPISAIMMANEKTWRSEQDIRAGLLRIWDVMQACVRRGCTSGGILPGGLKVERRASAMYQRLLSRPEAGLTNPLTVLDWVNLYALAVNEENAAGGRVVTAPTNGAAGIIPAVLHYYWRFCPGANDDGVVRFLLTAGAIGVLYKENASISGAEVGCQGEVGSACSMAAGALTEVLGGTPLQVENAAEIAMEHNLGLTCDPIGGLVQVPCIERNAMASVKAINAARMALSGDGRHFVSLDKVIKTMRDTGRDMKDKYKETARGGLAVNVLEVANLSVGLPEC, from the coding sequence ATGGCTGTCAGCGTCTTCGACCTCTTCAAGATTGGTATCGGTCCCTCGAGCTCCCACACCGTGGGGCCCATGCGCGCCGCGCGCACGTTCGCGCAGCGGTTGGCGGAGCATGGCCACCTGGAGAAGCTCGGCCGGCTGAAGGTGGAGCTCTTCGGCTCGCTGGGCGCGACGGGCAAGGGCCACGGCAGCGACAAGGCCGTGGTGCTGGGCCTGCGCGGTGACACGCCCGAGGCCGTGGACGTCGAGCTCATTCCCTCCGTGGTGGCGAACTGGCGCACCGAGGGCCGCATCCGCGTGCTCGGCCAGCGCGACATCGCCTTCAAGGACGGCGAGCACCTGGTGATGCACCGCCGCCGCACGCTGCCCTATCACCCGAACGGCATGCGCTTCTCCGCGTTCAGCGCGGACGGGGCGGAGCTGGCCTCCTGCGTCTACTACTCCGTGGGCGGCGGCTTCGTCGTGGACGAGTCCGCGACCACCGGACAGGACCCGCTGCGCGTGGACACCACGCCCCTGCCCTTCCCCTTCCAGTCCGCGGCCACGCTGCTGGAGCTGTGCGAGAAGGAGCGCATGCCCATCAGCGCCATCATGATGGCGAACGAGAAGACCTGGCGCTCGGAGCAGGATATCCGCGCGGGCCTGCTGCGCATCTGGGACGTCATGCAGGCCTGCGTGCGCCGGGGCTGCACCTCCGGGGGAATCCTTCCCGGCGGCCTCAAGGTGGAGCGCCGCGCGTCCGCCATGTACCAGCGGCTGCTCAGCCGCCCCGAGGCCGGCCTCACCAATCCCCTCACCGTGCTGGATTGGGTCAACCTCTACGCCCTCGCCGTCAACGAGGAGAACGCCGCCGGTGGCCGTGTCGTCACCGCGCCCACCAACGGCGCCGCCGGCATCATCCCCGCCGTGCTGCACTACTACTGGCGCTTCTGCCCGGGTGCGAATGACGACGGCGTGGTGCGCTTCCTCCTCACCGCGGGCGCCATCGGCGTGCTCTACAAGGAGAACGCCTCCATCAGCGGCGCCGAGGTCGGCTGCCAGGGCGAGGTGGGGAGCGCCTGCTCCATGGCCGCTGGCGCGCTCACCGAGGTGCTCGGAGGCACCCCGCTCCAAGTGGAGAACGCGGCGGAGATCGCCATGGAGCACAACCTGGGTCTCACCTGCGACCCCATTGGCGGACTGGTGCAGGTGCCCTGCATCGAACGCAACGCCATGGCCTCCGTGAAGGCCATCAACGCCGCGCGCATGGCGCTCTCCGGCGACGGACGCCACTTCGTCAGCCTGGACAAGGTCATCAAGACCATGCGCGACACCGGCCGCGACATGAAAGACAAGTACAAGGAGACCGCGCGCGGCGGGCTCGCCGTCAACGTGCTCGAGGTCGCCAATCTCAGCGTCGGCCTGCCCGAGTGCTGA